The bacterium DNA segment ATTCCAAATATGTCAAGGGATTTTTTGATAGTCGGCACTACAAAACTTAGGATAATATATGTATTATGGGGCAATTACTTGAGGTTTTGATATGGAGAGAAAATTTTTGGCGAAAATGACTTGTCAATCACTTTTTTACATTCCTCAAGCATCTGTTTGGCATAAAGATTATTTGGATCAGGCTTTAAAGCATTCATAATACTTTCTTTTGCCTCTTTAAGCCTGTTGCTATAGAAATATATTGATCCTAATACACAATATGTCTCCTGTGAAGGATTAGACTTTACTAAACCCTCTGCCCTTTTGATTATTTCTTCTCTATAAATCTCTTTTCCAAAAATTCCAATTCCTCCTTCAGTTATAGAAAGAGCGAAAAATGGTTTAAATTCTCTATGTTTCCAAATATTACCTAAAATTCTGTTGTATTCTTCAGGATTTTCCCAAGACACTACCCATTTGTCAATGCCATAAGAATTTATAATTATATAATCTGCCTTTTCAATGTTAGGAAAAGAATAAAGAGAGGCTTTCTGATGAGAAAAATGGGCAAGGAGGTTATCTTTAACAGAAAGAGACCTTTCTTTGGGAATTATCTTTTTTAACACCCCAAATATCTTTCTTTCTTCTTTTGTCTTGTAATAATATATTAGATTCTCTTTTGGAAATGAGAGGAAGGTTTTATGGTTGGTAGAATCATAAGAGAAAGCATGGTGGACAGTTCCTGATTTTTGATTTAAAGCCCTTAAGCCAAAAAAGTAATTTGAAAGAATAGCTATTGATAAGAAATAAAGAAAGAATCCAAAGTGAAGGTGCTGATTTTTTAATTTTTTTAATAAAAAAGACAAGCCATAAGTAGATGAAATTACTGTAAAAGGAATAATAGAGGCTGGATATTGCCAAGTCAAAAGATATTGAGGACCCCAAGAAGATAAAAAGTGAAGAAGAACAACAGGAAGGACTAAAAAGAATATTTCAATTCCCATAATAGAAAAAACAGAAGAAGAAAAAATAAGAGCAAAAAGATTAGTTAATTTTTTATCAATATATGGGGAAAGTGCCTTTATTAAAGTCTTATGAGGTTTAAAAACAAGGTTTTTTATAGCCTCTTTAGGAGTCAAGCCAAAAGCACCATATCTTCCAAAATGTTTATAGGATTTTTCTAATCCATGGCTAGTTGCTGCTCTAATCTTAGGAATCAATATACCTAGCGAGAGACAAGCCCAAAATATTCCCAATAAAAATGTAGCTACTCCTATCTTTCTGCTTTTTTTAAAGAAACTATAGATACCAAAAGTCATTACTATAAGTGAAATCTCTTCTTTAATCATTAAAGAAAAAAATAAAAAGACAAAATAGGCAATCCAATTTCTTCTCTGAAGGAAATAGAAGCAAAGAGAGATAAAGAAAGGAGCCAGGCAAATTTCATAAAATTCAAAAAGAACTACCCTTGTAAGAAAGGGATGGAGAAGATAAACAAATGACAATGATAAACTTAAAAGGTTGTGTTGTAGCTTATCCCTTGCAATCAAGAATATAGGAATTGCTCCTAATCCAAGGAATAGACTTTGTAGGATAAAAAGCATCCTTGGGTCTTGCCATAAAGCATAAAATGGAACAAAGATAAAAAGCATAGGAGAGAAATGCTCACCAAGGAAATTATAACCCAATAGGGAAGGATCAAAAAACCTTCCATGAAGAGCATTCCAAATAATCTGATCAAAATATGCTAGATCAAAATGTCCTGTAAAGAACCCATTGTATTGGATAACAGAAAGATAGGAATAGATGGCAATATAAAGAAAGGTTAAAAAAAGAAGAATAAGCCAAGTTGCAATCTTTGGAATATCTTTGTTTAAATTAAGCAATTGGGTATTAAGAAAGACAAAGCTGCTTACTAAAAAGATAAGAAAAAAGAGCTTCCAGATAGAAAAAGGGATATTTTTATAAAGAAAAAATCCCGCAATCAATAAGGCATTGCCCAGAGTAATTATCCAAATGCCTTTTTTATCCTGATTGGCTTGCCTAGATTTCTTCCTTTTCATAAATCCCATTATATATCGCGGTTAATCAAAAAGGCAAGTAAAAATAGGGTTTGTTATCCAGAAGCAATACTTAAAGCCCAACCGCCCTTACAACCTCGGCAAGCCTTGGCTCTTTTAATGAAAATTCGCGAATTACCCTTTCAAGTTTTTCTTCCCTTTCTTCAAGCTCCTTTGCCTTTCTAACAGCAGGGGCAAGGGCAGACCTTCTATCCCAGAGGACAAAGCCAACCAAGCCAAAGATACCAGCTAGAATGACATAAAGAAGGTTTTGTAAGGAA contains these protein-coding regions:
- a CDS encoding DUF2079 domain-containing protein, giving the protein MKRKKSRQANQDKKGIWIITLGNALLIAGFFLYKNIPFSIWKLFFLIFLVSSFVFLNTQLLNLNKDIPKIATWLILLFLTFLYIAIYSYLSVIQYNGFFTGHFDLAYFDQIIWNALHGRFFDPSLLGYNFLGEHFSPMLFIFVPFYALWQDPRMLFILQSLFLGLGAIPIFLIARDKLQHNLLSLSLSFVYLLHPFLTRVVLFEFYEICLAPFFISLCFYFLQRRNWIAYFVFLFFSLMIKEEISLIVMTFGIYSFFKKSRKIGVATFLLGIFWACLSLGILIPKIRAATSHGLEKSYKHFGRYGAFGLTPKEAIKNLVFKPHKTLIKALSPYIDKKLTNLFALIFSSSVFSIMGIEIFFLVLPVVLLHFLSSWGPQYLLTWQYPASIIPFTVISSTYGLSFLLKKLKNQHLHFGFFLYFLSIAILSNYFFGLRALNQKSGTVHHAFSYDSTNHKTFLSFPKENLIYYYKTKEERKIFGVLKKIIPKERSLSVKDNLLAHFSHQKASLYSFPNIEKADYIIINSYGIDKWVVSWENPEEYNRILGNIWKHREFKPFFALSITEGGIGIFGKEIYREEIIKRAEGLVKSNPSQETYCVLGSIYFYSNRLKEAKESIMNALKPDPNNLYAKQMLEECKKVIDKSFSPKIFSPYQNLK